CTGAGTATCAAAATAAGCGTTTAATTTTTTCGATTCTTGCAATATTGCTTCTTCAGAAATTACTTCCTTGCTTTCTTGTTGCTTACAAGAAGTAAAGAAAGGGGCTACTAAAAGAATAGCAATCGTTATTTTATAAAGTTTCATTGGGTAATAATTTAAAACTGAAAGGTACAGAATTTAGTTCATACTATTTTTTAATTAACATATATGACTTTACATTGTCTTGTTTACTATAAATTCAAAACAAAAAAGATGAACCGTAGCTCATCTTTTTGCTTGTTTTAGTTATTAATTAATTCTTCTCACTCACTCTTACTCAACCACACGATACAATCGAGCGGGAGCGAGGTGAATAAAACTTTAAATTTACTTTTTTCCCTTTATATATTTCAGATAATATAATCCTTGTAAATTATCAGTTCTATAAACATCAAAATCACTTTTTTCTTTACTCCATATCAGTTTATCTCCAATATAAAGTTCTCCTGTCTCGAGAAATCCTATATTATAATTTACTTTTTTAAAATTAAAAGTATATTGTTGACCTACTTTAATATTGACTGCATTCTCATTCTTACAATTCTTTCTATTTGTCTTCCGATTTACTTTATCAACCCATAGTAGATACTTCTTTCCCTTTTCATTAGAACAACTTATCAAATGATGTTTCCCTATATTATCAATACTTTCAATCTTTAAAACTTCAATATCCTGATTGCTTTTATCCTGTCCATAAATATTGGCCACAAAAAACAAAAGCAGTATTAAAACTATTTTTTTCATTTATCTTATTTTTCTTTCCTATTTTCTTTGTCTTTACAGTAAATAACTCTCTACTTTTTCCTGCTCTATTAGTTATAATACGAGTTAATTTTTTTCCATTCCAAGAAACTGACGACTGTATAATTGCCCTAGCCAATCAAAGGATGCAATCTTTCGGGAGGAGATCAACACATAACATTTACTCTAAGATGTCATTTTACAAATAAACAAAAAACCGAAACTAAATCAGTTTCGGTTTTTTGTTTTATGCTTCTCCAGTAGTTCCACCAAAATTCATAGGAATTGGAGGTTGTTCATAGTCTTTAATTTCTCCATGTGCTTGCTCAAACTTTCTTACATTGTCTGCCAATGCTTTCGATAAACGTTTCGCATGCTGTGGTGTTAAAATTATTCTAGATTTTACTTTTGCCTTTGGAACTCCAGGCATAATATTTATAAAATCAACAATAAATTCAGATACCGAATGATTTATAATCGCAAGATTACTGTAAGTTCCTTCTGCAATTTCTTGGTCTAATTCAATATTTAATTGTGGTTCTTTTTTTTCGTCCATTTACAATAAGTTTTAAAAAAGAAAGACCTCTAAAATTTAGAGGTCTTTTCTAATTGAAATTATAAACTGTTTTCAATTTCGTCTTTCGGTCCTACAATTAATTTATCGTAAGATCTCATTCCTGTACCTGCAGGTATACGCTTACCTACAATTACATTTTCTTTTAATCCTTCTAAAGTATCTACCTTACCATTTACGGCAGCTTCATTTAATACTTTAGTAGTTTCCTGGAACGACGCAGCTGAGATAAACGACTTCGTTTGTAATGAAGCTCTTGTAATACCTTGTAATACCTGTTCAGCTGTTGCTGGTTGTGCATCACGAGCGATTACTAAGTTCTTATCTGCTCTACGTAAAATTGAATTTTCGTCTCTTAAATCACGAGCAGATATCATTTGTCCTGCTCTTAAGTTTTCAGAGTCTCCTGCATCTTCAACAACTTTCATTCCGAACATTGCGTCATTTTGCTCAATAAAGTCATTCTTATGAACTAATTGATTCTCTAAGAATAAAGTATCTCCAGAATCAATAATTCTAACTTTACGCATCATTTGACGAACAACAACTTCGAAGTGCTTGTCGTTAATTTTTACCCCTTGTAAACGATATACTTCTTGAATTTCATTTACTAAGTACTCTTGTACTGCAGAAGGTCCTTTAATATTTAAGATATCAACTGGAGTAATTGCTCCATCAGATAAAGGCATACCTGCTTTGATAAAGTCATTCTCTTGAACTAAAATCTGGTTAGATAATTTGATTAAGTACTTATTAACCTCTCCAGTTTTTGATTCTATAATAATCTCACGATTACCACGCTTTATCTTACCAAAAGATACAACACCATCTGTCTTAGCAACTACTGCTGGGTTAGAAGGGTTACGTGCTTCAAACAATTCTGTTACACGAGGTAAACCTCCTGTGATATCCCCTGCTTTACCAGATTTTCTAGGAATCTTAACTAATGTATGACCAGATTCTACTTTGTCTCCATCACTTACCATTAAATGAGCACCTACTGGTAAACTGTATGAACGTAAAGCATTTCCATCTGCATCTTCAATAATTAAAGAAGGAATAATCTTCTTATTCTTAGAATCTGTAATTACTTTCTCTTGGAATCCAGTTTGTTCATCAATTTCAACAGAGAAGTTAATTCCTTGCTCTAAATTGTCAAACTTCACTTTTCCTGAGAACTCAGAAACGATAACTCCGTTAAATGGATCCCACTGACATACAGCTTCTCCTTTCTTAATTTCTTTACGTTCTTTATCGAAAATAATAGATCCGTAAGGAATATTGTTTGTACTTAACGTAATATCTGTTTTCTTATCTAAAATCTTAATTTCAGCTGTACGAGAAATAACGATTTCAACTTCTTCTCCGTTACTATCTTTTCCTTTTACAGTACGTAAATCATCAATAACAACTTTACCGTCAAACTTCGCTATTAATTTATTCTCTTCTGAAATGTTTCCTGCTACCCCTCCTACGTGGAATGTACGTAATGTTAACTGCGTACCTGGCTCTCCAATAGACTGTGCAGCAATCACACCAACAGCTTCTCCGATTTGAACTTTCTTAGCATTCGACATACTTTGTCCGTAACACTTCGCACAAATTCCGCGCTTAGCCTCACATGTTAATGCTGAACGAACTTCTACTCTATCTAATCCTGAAGCTTCAATTACATCTGCTAATTTTGGTGTAATTAACTCTCCTGCTCCTACTAATAATTCATCCGTAGTTGGGTGATATACATCATATAATGCAGAACGTCCTGAAATTCTTTCGCTTAATGGCTCAACGATTTCATCGTTCTTCTTTAATGGTCTTACTTCTAAACCTCTTAATGTACCACAATCTTCTTCGTTTACGATAACATCTTGAGATACATCTACTAAACGACGAGTTAAGTAACCCGCATCCGCCGTTTTTAAAGCTGTATCGGCAAGTCCTTTACGAGCACCGTGCGTAGAGATAAAATATTCTAAAATTGATAACCCTTCTTTAAAGTTAGAAAGAATCGGGTTTTCAATAATTTCTCCACCTCCTGCAGTAGATTTTTTAGGTTTTGCCATTAATCCACGCATACCAGTTAACTGACGAATCTGTTCCTTAGATCCACGAGCCCCAGAATCTAACATCATAAATACCGAGTTAAATCCTTGCTGGTCTTCACGTAAACGTTTCATTGATAATTCAGTTAATCTATTGTTGGTAGATCCCCAAACATCAATTACCTGGTTATAACGCTCTTTTTGCGTTAACATACCCATGTTATAGTTCATAACGATTCCATCCACTTCTTTGTTAGCTTCAGCAATCATTGTATGCTTTTCTTCTGGAATAATGATATCTCCTAATGAGAATGATAATCCTCCTTGGAATGCAAACTTATACCCCATTCCTTTGATAGCATCTAAAAATCTACCTACAGATGGAATGTCAGTTACTTTTAAGATACCTCCAATAATTCCTCTTAACGACTTCTTTGTTAATACCTCATTGATATACCCTGCTTCTTCCGGTACTACTTCGTTGAATAATACTCTACCTACAGTAGTTGGTATAATCTTAGTTACTAACTCTTTATTTTCGTTTAAGTCTTGAGTTCTTACTTTAATTCCTGCATTTAAGTCTACTCTCTCTTCATTGTAAGCAATTGTTACTTCTTCTGGTGAATAGAAAGTTAACCCTTCTCCTTTAATTGGCACTTCTGGTGTAGACTTACGCTCTTTTGTCATATAGTATAAACCTAATACCATATCCTGAGATGGTACCGTAATAGGAGCACCGTTTGCAGGGTTTAAGATATTATGCGAAGCTAACATTAATAACTGCGCTTCTAAGATAGCCTCTGGTCCTAATGGTAAGTGAACCGCCATTTGATCCCCATCGAAATCGGCGTTAAATGCCGTACATACTAATGGGTGTAAACGAATCGCTTTTCCTTCAATTAATTTAGGTTGGAATGCTTGAATACCTAAACGGTGTAAGGTAGGGGCACGGTTTAATAACACCGGGTGTCCTTTAATTACATTTTCTAAGATATCCCAAACAACAGGCTCTTTTCTATCTATAATTTTCTTTGCAGATTTTACTGTCTTAACAATACCTCTTTCGATTAACTTACGAATTACGAAAGGCTTGTATAATTCAGCTGCCATATCTTTTGGCAATCCACATTCATATAACTTTAATTCAGGTCCAACAACAATTACCGAACGTGCAGAATAATCAACACGCTTACCTAATAAGTTCTGACGGAAACGTCCTTGCTTACCTTTTAAACTATCAGATAAAGATTTTAATGGTCTGTTAGATTCCGTTTTTAC
The sequence above is a segment of the Tenacibaculum sp. 190130A14a genome. Coding sequences within it:
- a CDS encoding DUF3467 domain-containing protein, yielding MDEKKEPQLNIELDQEIAEGTYSNLAIINHSVSEFIVDFINIMPGVPKAKVKSRIILTPQHAKRLSKALADNVRKFEQAHGEIKDYEQPPIPMNFGGTTGEA
- the rpoC gene encoding DNA-directed RNA polymerase subunit beta', whose product is MARKNEKYTVKKFNKITIGLSSPEAILEASKGEVLKPETINYRTHKPERDGLFCERIFGPVKDYECACGKYKRIRYKGIVCDRCGVEVTEKKVRRDRVGHINLVVPVAHIWYFRSLPNKMGYLLGLPSKKLDMIIYYERYVVIQPGIAKNAEGEPLQRMDFLTEEEYLDIADELPQDNQYLDDSDPNKFIAKMGAECLEELLARIDLDELSYQLRHKANTETSKQRKNEALKRLNVVEAFRDSQKNRENKPEWMIMRVVPVIPPELRPLVPLDGGRFATSDLNDLYRRVIIRNNRLKRLMEIKAPEVILRNEKRMLQESVDSLFDNTRKASAVKTESNRPLKSLSDSLKGKQGRFRQNLLGKRVDYSARSVIVVGPELKLYECGLPKDMAAELYKPFVIRKLIERGIVKTVKSAKKIIDRKEPVVWDILENVIKGHPVLLNRAPTLHRLGIQAFQPKLIEGKAIRLHPLVCTAFNADFDGDQMAVHLPLGPEAILEAQLLMLASHNILNPANGAPITVPSQDMVLGLYYMTKERKSTPEVPIKGEGLTFYSPEEVTIAYNEERVDLNAGIKVRTQDLNENKELVTKIIPTTVGRVLFNEVVPEEAGYINEVLTKKSLRGIIGGILKVTDIPSVGRFLDAIKGMGYKFAFQGGLSFSLGDIIIPEEKHTMIAEANKEVDGIVMNYNMGMLTQKERYNQVIDVWGSTNNRLTELSMKRLREDQQGFNSVFMMLDSGARGSKEQIRQLTGMRGLMAKPKKSTAGGGEIIENPILSNFKEGLSILEYFISTHGARKGLADTALKTADAGYLTRRLVDVSQDVIVNEEDCGTLRGLEVRPLKKNDEIVEPLSERISGRSALYDVYHPTTDELLVGAGELITPKLADVIEASGLDRVEVRSALTCEAKRGICAKCYGQSMSNAKKVQIGEAVGVIAAQSIGEPGTQLTLRTFHVGGVAGNISEENKLIAKFDGKVVIDDLRTVKGKDSNGEEVEIVISRTAEIKILDKKTDITLSTNNIPYGSIIFDKERKEIKKGEAVCQWDPFNGVIVSEFSGKVKFDNLEQGINFSVEIDEQTGFQEKVITDSKNKKIIPSLIIEDADGNALRSYSLPVGAHLMVSDGDKVESGHTLVKIPRKSGKAGDITGGLPRVTELFEARNPSNPAVVAKTDGVVSFGKIKRGNREIIIESKTGEVNKYLIKLSNQILVQENDFIKAGMPLSDGAITPVDILNIKGPSAVQEYLVNEIQEVYRLQGVKINDKHFEVVVRQMMRKVRIIDSGDTLFLENQLVHKNDFIEQNDAMFGMKVVEDAGDSENLRAGQMISARDLRDENSILRRADKNLVIARDAQPATAEQVLQGITRASLQTKSFISAASFQETTKVLNEAAVNGKVDTLEGLKENVIVGKRIPAGTGMRSYDKLIVGPKDEIENSL